The genomic DNA CAAACATCACTTTTTCTGAATATAATATCCCACATATAACTGTGATAACTTGAAAAGACAAACATTTGGCGATGGCTCGTCCCTGTATTGAAATAAGGACTTAAGTTTTGGTCTATGAAACGATATTCGAAAAGACGAATTATTTCACCATCGGCTAGTTAGCTAGTGTCAATGCTGCCCATTTGAACCAAATGTTTCTGTTACCAATACTTTTACGTTCAAAAGTCTATTTCAAAAGTGTTTACCTGAGCACAACCTTTTTGCAGAGAGAATTGGGTCAACATAAACCCTGTTGTGTTTTTATCGAGTAGGCCACGGTCGGAATTGTCATTCAAGGACCGTGTTGGAAATGAATATATTGTACGCCGAACTCTAGCCAGACAGGTCGCATGGTGTTTCGAATGAAACTGAGTTGTCTGTTGTTAGGCTGGAAGTTTAACTACATTAGTTGGGTTGACAAGTTATTTTTCTGGTTCCTAGGCACGAGGACCGAAGAAGCACCTGAAGCGCGTTGCAGCGCCCAAGCATTGGATGCTTGACAAGCTCACCGGAGTGTTCGTAAGTACATGCTACTTCATACCTAAATTATAAAACCACAATGTTAGTTGCAGACTAGCATGCCGATTATTAGCTAAATTGAGGGGCATATCTATGGCCGCGTCGCATAGAAACGACTAGTTCCTGCAAAGATGTTGGGAAATGCAAGATGTCAAGAAGCTAAAATGGTGGGGTGACTTAACTCTCCACTCCGTGCATAACGTTGATTGTAGTCTTTCTGAATATTCTCTGGTGTATGGCGAACCACCTGCAACTGAACAGACATTTATAAGACACACAAAGAAAGTATAGGCAATAACATGTTTGTTgaaaattacttgacacattgctGTTTTAATGCATAGTTATGTCTTCCTGTGTATACTTGTCTGCTGAACCAATGTGGTCTATAGCTGTCATTGTTTACTGCTCATATAGCAGTTAAAATAGCACACCCAATTTTATCTATGTAGGCGCCTCGTCCCTCCACCGGTCCCCACAAGCTGAGGGAGTGCCTGCCCCTCATCATCTTCCTCAGGAACCGTCTGAAGTACGCCCTGACCGGAGACGAGGTCAAAAAGATTTGCATGCAGAGGTTCATCAAGATCGATGGCAAGGTCCGCACCGACATCACCTACCCCACTGGCTTCATGGGTGAGTTGGGTTTAATGAGTGAGGAAGGGAAGGGGTGAGTATGTtctgaggaagggagaggagtataGTTTGCAGTGATGTGACCTTCCCTATTGATTTCATaggggagaggggtggaagaTGACAGGTGTGGGTGAAGGGTAATGAGAATGAAGTGAAGGACTGGAGGGAAGAAGGGTGAGGGTACTGTTCCACTCATTCACTCATTTCACCTAGCCCGTGACTAGAGCTGGAAATAAGAGCAATGAAGACAATATTTGGTTTTGATCAATGAGCTGAAAAAAATCTCACCAATACCTCTAAGAAGTTCTGAGCTCTAACTTAAAGTAGGGATGCATTTTGTAGTATTTGAGCAGGTTATATGACGTATCTCCTCGTTGCTGTGGAATTGCATATGTAAATGTTTCTCGTTGTGTGTCCCAGTCTAAGGATGGGATGTTGTTGTGATGAGCATATCACGTTGGATGCAAGGCACTGAACTGACCGAAGACTTCTTCTTTAAATATCTAAAGAGTTTTGCACTTAGCCTGATTTGGTAGATGGCACGCTTAGTGTTTGGAGTGAGTTTCATTTAGTTGTAGCTAGTCTGGGCTTTGGTGGTGTCTTGATCACGTTTGTCAAATTATTCCTCACTTGTTTTCTCATTTGGtcttcatggcttctggttagatAAGTGCACAACACACCTCACATCAGATGGAGGGACATCTGTGGACCCACTTAAAGGAATTTAATCTCTTTTTGGATCTTCACCCATATCCTCCTAGGGGCTCAAGCAAACTTGTACACACACCAGTAGACATTCACTCTCATATTCACACGGTTTCTCAGGCACACATCTTCACATGTACCCCATTAGACTTTCATGCACACACCAtcttgcacacacgcacacacacttctgtACGACTTTTATTCCTGCCAAGAGAGCTATGATGGTGTTGTGATTAATTTCCCGGGCTAGGTGAAACCTCACATTATGTCAATGCAGACCATGTAACACTTCTCCTTTAAGGCTAGCTCACACACTGCTGTTAGAACATACAGTGGGATGTTAGCCGAGCCATCTAATGTACAATGGAGTGGATTTGTCACTGGACCATGCCCTCCCGCATTGGTGCACCACAAGGCTAGATCACATGCTTTGATGGAAAAATGGTGTGAGATGTTTTCCTCTGATACACAATTGAGTCTAGAGGATTTGTATTGTGCCCCTCTAGTAGTCTGATATTTTGCCTAGCTAGCTGGTGTACAATGGAATGGGTTGTGTTGTGCTTTTTGTTAGTATCTGACCTGGGTGGTagatgggccagtaaccaaaaggttgctgtttcgaatcccgagccgacaaggtgaaaaggGAACTTGACCTTAATTGCTCTGTTCATAATGGCAGACCCTGGTCATGACCCCACTCTCCGGGGGTGTCGCAGGAgtgagatatgcaaaaacaaattTCCAATTCACCTGTATTAATACACGTGTACCTATGTGAAATATGAGGAATGTAAGCACCAACCTAATTATTACTATTATGAACGGACTACATATTGTTGGGTTGACTGTCATTCAGTTGGTTTGACTGTCATTCTAACTACTGGtatctaaaatgtgcagtgtcATTTTGTTCCCAGTTATGAGATTTTGATCCTGACTGACTTTATTGAATTTGGTCTGATGCGTCCTATTTTGGTGTTGGCCTGTTCTGGATGTGATCATTGATATGAATGCGTGATGTCTGTCTAGATGTGATCAGCATTGAGAAAACTGGAGAGCATTTCCGTCTGATCTATGACGTGAAGGGACGTTTCACTGTTCACCGCATCACCGCTGAGGAGGCCCAGGTATGCCACGTTGTCACACATGGTTGCGAGTCTAGTTATTCACAGCTCAAGCCTGTCTTTTTAAACCAAGCAGTACAAGTACAATATGATATTCTGTATGGAGGGAGCAATGAAGACAGTCTTTGGTTTTGATCAACGAGCTGAAAAAACCCTCACCAATACCTCTAAGAAGTTCTGAGCTCCAACCAAAAGAATTGGATGAATCCTAATGTGAAAGGGTTACAAATTCAACCTTTTGTGTGGTTTCATTTGGAGTAGTTATGCCTGTTTATCACATTAGGATTTAGACTTCAAAACCAAGTGGGTAATCCATTTTTTAAAGTCATATCTTACATTTTACGTGTCAGCAGTAAAATGTTTTTGTACTATCAGCAGTTGACTAATGAAACATTCTAGTGGATTTTCCCTTTTAATTAAGCATTTACACTTCCGAGTCTAGGTTTGGGAAGCCATGCCATAATAAtcactcactctccccctcttcttccctctagTACAAACTGTGCAAGGTGAAGAAGAACCTCATCGGCACCAAAGGAGTCCCCCACCTGGTGACCCACGACGCACGCACCATCCGCTACCCCGACCCCCTCATCAAGGTCAACGACACAGTCCGCATCGACCTCGCGACCGGCAAGATCACAGAACACATCAAGTTCGACACAGGTAACATCAcggttaaaaatatatacttttaaaGTGATTGAAAAGGAAATGTATACCTGTTAGGAAAGGGGTCTTTAAGGTTTGCCTGATAGATTTTTGAAGTGTTACATATCAAATCTATTAAGTGTGCGGGGTGGTAATAATGTCTGGCTTGTCTTGAATTTAGTCAAATTGAAAAATTATTAGAAAAGCAGGATAAGTTACAGTGCAGCTTGTTCAATGTTGTTATGTTGTTCCCCCTGCACACATCAACTAGTTTCCTACTATCCCTGTCTATCTTGCATCCCACGGCTGGCAGGGACCGTTGATCTCAGACACTGTTACACGGGCAGAGTAACTAAATTAAGATTTTGTGTAGTCTTGCTTATCCCATGGTAGGGGTTACATTTTCTTCAACGGTGAATGTAGAACTGGATTGTTGACTCATTTTTACACTTTGTAGGAAAAATGAATTGTAAAAAATGGTGGTCTATTCATACAGACCCTTGGATCCACTAAGCACCATCTTTGAAACTTTTTGCAGACTTGACTGATGCAAAGCAAAAATACTACCCAATCATATTTGGCATACTTTTGAAGTACCACCTTTACCCTCATCGCTCTCTCCCCTTttgtctcccctctcttttccctgtaGGTAACCT from Oncorhynchus tshawytscha isolate Ot180627B linkage group LG15, Otsh_v2.0, whole genome shotgun sequence includes the following:
- the LOC112214505 gene encoding 40S ribosomal protein S4, with product MARGPKKHLKRVAAPKHWMLDKLTGVFAPRPSTGPHKLRECLPLIIFLRNRLKYALTGDEVKKICMQRFIKIDGKVRTDITYPTGFMDVISIEKTGEHFRLIYDVKGRFTVHRITAEEAQYKLCKVKKNLIGTKGVPHLVTHDARTIRYPDPLIKVNDTVRIDLATGKITEHIKFDTGNLCMVTGGANLGRIGIITNRERHPGSFDVVHVKDSAGNIFATRLGNIFIIGKGNKPWVSLPRGKGIRLTIAEERDKRIAAKAGSS